A single genomic interval of Mangifera indica cultivar Alphonso chromosome 5, CATAS_Mindica_2.1, whole genome shotgun sequence harbors:
- the LOC123216274 gene encoding probable ribose-5-phosphate isomerase 2: protein MAIAYPHLIPAEKPASMESSLSSLSPTPVILTQDELKKIAAYKAVEFVESGMVIGLGTGSTAKHAVDRIAELLHQGKLKNIVGIPTSEKTHEQAVSLGIPLSDLDSYPVLDLAIDGADEVDPFLNLVKGRGGSLLREKMVESVCKKFVVIVDESKLVSHLGGSGLAMPVEVVPFCWKFTAKRLQKLFEDYGCAAKLRTCLEKNQPFVTDNGNYIVDLYFKKDIGDLKVASDAILRLAGVVEHGMFLDMATTVIVAGELGVTIKHKQ, encoded by the coding sequence aTGGCCATTGCTTACCCTCATTTGATTCCCGCTGAAAAACCCGCTTCCATGGAGTCCTCTTTATCCTCTTTATCTCCTACTCCCGTTATTTTAACCCAAGACGAGCTAAAAAAAATCGCTGCTTACAAAGCCGTCGAGTTCGTCGAATCGGGTATGGTTATCGGACTCGGAACTGGGTCCACCGCAAAGCATGCTGTGGATAGAATCGCCGAGTTGTTGCACCAGGGGAAGCTTAAGAACATTGTAGGAATACCCACTTCGGAGAAGACGCACGAACAGGCCGTGTCGTTGGGGATTCCTTTGTCGGATCTTGATTCGTACCCGGTTCTCGATTTAGCCATCGACGGGGCGGATGAAGTTGACCCCTTTTTGAATTTGGTGAAAGGGCGAGGCGGGTCTTTGTTGCGGGAGAAAATGGTGGAGAGTGTGTGTAAGAAGTTTGTGGTGATTGTTGATGAGTCGAAATTGGTGAGCCATTTGGGTGGAAGTGGACTGGCTATGCCGGTTGAAGTGGTGCCATTTTGTTGGAAATTTACGGCAAAACGGCTGCAGAAGTTGTTTGAGGATTATGGGTGTGCGGCAAAGTTGAGAACTTGCTTAGAAAAAAACCAACCTTTTGTTACTGATAATGGAAACTACATTGTTGATTTGTATTTCAAGAAAGATATTGGGGATTTGAAGGTGGCTAGTGATGCAATTTTGAGGCTTGCTGGTGTTGTTGAGCATGGTATGTTTCTTGATATGGCTACTACAGTGATTGTTGCTGGGGAGCTTGGGGTTACAATCAAGCATAAACAATGA